Genomic DNA from Candidatus Nitronereus thalassa:
CAGGAGTTCGGCCTTGGCCTCCAAGGCCACTGGTTTTCCGATTGCAAAAATCGCAGCGAAGCTGGCGATTGGTTATACGCTCGATGAAATCATCAATGATATTACCCAAGTTACGAAAGCTTCTTTCGAACCTACGATTGATTACGTGGTAGTGAAAATCCCCCGGTTTACTTTTGAAAAATTCTTGGGATCGGATCCGACTCTCACTACGCAAATGAAATCAGTCGGGGAGGCCATGGCCTTGGGTAAAAATTTTAAAGAAGCATTCCATAAAGCCATTCGTTCCCTGGAAACCGATCGATGTGGGTTGGTGTCATTAGCTGGTATAGATCAATACCTTCCTGGAGATTCGTTAGAGGATGAGGTTCTGCAGCAAGTGAAGCAAAAGATTCGTTTGCCCCATCCTGATCGTCCTTGGCATATTGCCGATGCGCTTCGCCTTGGCATCACAAAAGACGAGCTTTATTCCATCACCCATATTGATTTTTGGTTTTTGGATCAACTCCAGGACCTTGTGGAATATGAACAAAGAGTTTTGCGAAAACTCCGAGATGCTGGAAAACGCCGTGCCGACCAGCCTGAGACCATGTTCTCCGATGCCGATGGCCATTCGCTGTTAACAGCCATGAAGAGAGTCGGGTTTTCCGACGCACGAATTGGACAATTAATCGGTTCTTCAGGGACGGAGATAAGGGTGTGGCGAAAGGCCAATGTTTCCCAAACCGTCACCTATGCGCGAGTCGATACCTGTGCCGCCGAATTTGAAGCTCAGACGCCCTATTTGTATTCCACCTTTGGCATGAACTGTGAAGCACGACCCACGGCTAATCAAAAAGTGGCAATTCTTGGGGGCGGCCCCAATCGAATTGGGCAAGGTATTGAATTTGATTATTGTTGCGTCCATGCGGCCTTGGCTTTACGTGAATTAGGGGTGGAAACCATTATGGTGAATTGTAATCCAGAAACGGTGAGTACGGATTACGATATTTCCGATCGGCTCTATTTTGAACCGCTGACTGAGGAAGATGTTTTGAACATCATGGATACCGAGCAGCCTATGGGCGTGGTCGTTCAGTTTGGGGGCCAGACCCCATTGAAATTGGCACTACCTCTAGAACGCGCGGGGGTTCCGATATTAGGCACCTCACCAGATTCTATTGATCGGGCTGAAGATCGTGAGCGATTCAGCGATCTCATAAAAAAATTACACTTGCAGCAGCCCATCAATGGCACGGCTCGATCAGGAGATGAAGCCTACGCCATTGCCAAACAGATTGGGTACCCTGTGATTGTCCGGCCCTCCTATGTGTTAGGTGGACGGGCCATGCAAATTGTTTATGACGAAGAGTCGCTGCGGAAATATATCCAAACGAATGTCATGACATCCTCCCAATACCCCCTGCTCATTGACCAGTATCTTCGTGATGCCACCGAGGTGGATGTTGATGCGCTCTCGGATGGGACTCATGTGGTTGTTGCGGGGATCATGGAGCATGTGGAGGAAGCCGGAATCCATTCCGGTGATTCGGCTTGTTCATTACCTCCTTTTTCGTTGAGGTCAGAAGTGATATCACGTATTCGCGAACAAACCATGGCACTGGCCAAAGAACTTCATGTTATTGGTTTGATGAATATTCAGTTCGCCGTGCAAAATGGCGATGTCTATGTTCTAGAAGTCAATCCTCGTGCATCACGAACCGTGCCTTTTGTCAGTAAGACTATTGGGACTCCCTTGGCAAAACTCGCGATGAAAACCATGCTTGGCAATTCTTTGACCTCCCTAGGATTTACCGAAGTGAAAAAGTTTCACCATATTTCGGTGAAAGAGTCGGTATTTCCCTTCAACAAGTTCGGAAACGTCGATGTGCTGCTTGGACCGGAAATGCGTTCTACGGGTGAGGTGATGGGTATCGATCAAGACTTCGGATGGGCGTTTGCCAAATCGCAAGCTGCTGCTGGTTTAGCACTTCCCCATCAGGGCACCGTCATCATGAGCGTCAAAGATAGCGATAAACCCGGAATCGTGGATGTGGCCCGACGGTTACATTTGGCGGGGTTTCATGTTCAGGCCACACGAGGCACCGCCATCCATCTTCAGGAACATGGTGTGACCGTAGAAATGGTGAACAAAGTCAAAGAAGGCCGGCCGCATCTCGTGGATCATATTAAAAATCGGCAAGCTCAGATCGTGGTCAATACCGTGGGGACAACCGTTTCGCAAGCTGATTCCTTGTCGATTCGGCGTGAGGTCCTGCAACAAGGCATTCCTTACTTTACGACAATTCAAGGCATTCGAGCGGCGGTAATCGCCATTGAATCCATGGGGAAACATCCTCTTTCCGTCCAATCCCTCCAAGAATATCACCCTACTTAGGCGAATATTTTTTTTCGGTCCTATTTGAAATTTCCTATCAAAAACTGAAATAGTTAGGGAATTGGTGATGACAACAGTTCTAAGTTGCCAGCCCTGAATTTGAGGAGAATGTATGTCGGTTCCCATGACGAAAAAGGGCTACGAAGCCCTCAAAGCTGAGCTTGATCGACTTCGGAAAGTCGAGCGGCCCAAAAACATTCAAGATATCGCGGAAGCTCGAGAACATGGAGACCTTCGAGAAAATGCCGAGTATAAAGCCGCTAAAGAACGACAGCAGTTTATCGATACACGCATGGCAGAACTCGAACATAAGCTAGGAAGTGCGGAGGTCATCGAAGTCACACCCGGAGTGAGCGAAACGGTCATGTTTGGAGCCACTGTACGTTTAATGGATTTGGAATCGGAAGAAGAAAAATCCTACACCCTTCTTGGGCAAGAAGAGGCGGATTTGAAAAATGGGTCTATCTCAGTACAATCGCCCATAGGACGAGCCCTGATCGGTCATCGGGTAGGCGACATCGTTCAAGTCAATCGCCCCGCGGGGATGATTGAATACCAAATTAAAGAAATATTTTTTCAGGAGTAACCGTATGCCTTCAGCGATATCTGTTGTGACGTTAATCACCGATTTTGGTGACCGTGATTATTTTGTGGCTAGCATGAAAGGCGTGATGTTGGGGATAAATAATCAAACACGGATTGTTGATGTGTCTCACCAAGTTTCTCCCTATGCTATTGAAGAAGCCGCCTTTCTATTAAACTCCTGTTATCACTATTTTCCTGATGGGACGGTGCATGTGGTTGTGGTCGATCCGAGTGTGGGATCTTCACGACGAGGACTGTTGGTAACCACTTCCCGCTTTTTCTTTGTGGCCCCCGATAACGGCGTGTTGAGTTATATTTTTGAAAACGAATTAAACGTGGAAGTTCGCCAAATTGAAAATCGGCAGTTCCGGCTAGATTCAAGCGGGGCGACATTCGATGGAAGAGATTTGTTTGCGCCCTCGGCCGCCTGGTTGACGAGAGGACAAACTCCAGGAGCCTATGGACGGTTGGTGACAGATTATGAGAAATTGCCAATTCTCAAACCCGAAGTGCGAAAAGGCATTCTTCACGGATATGTGACGTATATCGACCATTTTGGAAATATCATCACGAACATTACACCTGACGACATCAAG
This window encodes:
- the carB gene encoding carbamoyl-phosphate synthase large subunit — its product is MPKRHDLHRILLIGSGPIVIGQACEFDYSGTQACKALKEDGYEVVLVNSNPATIMTDPDLADRTYVEPITVEVVERIIERERPDALLPTMGGQTALNLTVALHQQGILEKYKVQLIGASYEAIQKAEDRDLFKQAMEKIGISTPTSQLIKHRDEAMGFLEVIGFPAIVRPSFTMGGSGGNIAYNREEFEQYVDWALLMSPVGEVLIERSLIGWKEYELEVMRDLKDNVVIVCPIENFDAMGIHTGDSITVAPAMTLTDKEYQVMRDAALKIIREIGVDTGGSNIQFALNPTNGDMIVIEMNPRVSRSSALASKATGFPIAKIAAKLAIGYTLDEIINDITQVTKASFEPTIDYVVVKIPRFTFEKFLGSDPTLTTQMKSVGEAMALGKNFKEAFHKAIRSLETDRCGLVSLAGIDQYLPGDSLEDEVLQQVKQKIRLPHPDRPWHIADALRLGITKDELYSITHIDFWFLDQLQDLVEYEQRVLRKLRDAGKRRADQPETMFSDADGHSLLTAMKRVGFSDARIGQLIGSSGTEIRVWRKANVSQTVTYARVDTCAAEFEAQTPYLYSTFGMNCEARPTANQKVAILGGGPNRIGQGIEFDYCCVHAALALRELGVETIMVNCNPETVSTDYDISDRLYFEPLTEEDVLNIMDTEQPMGVVVQFGGQTPLKLALPLERAGVPILGTSPDSIDRAEDRERFSDLIKKLHLQQPINGTARSGDEAYAIAKQIGYPVIVRPSYVLGGRAMQIVYDEESLRKYIQTNVMTSSQYPLLIDQYLRDATEVDVDALSDGTHVVVAGIMEHVEEAGIHSGDSACSLPPFSLRSEVISRIREQTMALAKELHVIGLMNIQFAVQNGDVYVLEVNPRASRTVPFVSKTIGTPLAKLAMKTMLGNSLTSLGFTEVKKFHHISVKESVFPFNKFGNVDVLLGPEMRSTGEVMGIDQDFGWAFAKSQAAAGLALPHQGTVIMSVKDSDKPGIVDVARRLHLAGFHVQATRGTAIHLQEHGVTVEMVNKVKEGRPHLVDHIKNRQAQIVVNTVGTTVSQADSLSIRREVLQQGIPYFTTIQGIRAAVIAIESMGKHPLSVQSLQEYHPT
- a CDS encoding SAM-dependent chlorinase/fluorinase gives rise to the protein MPSAISVVTLITDFGDRDYFVASMKGVMLGINNQTRIVDVSHQVSPYAIEEAAFLLNSCYHYFPDGTVHVVVVDPSVGSSRRGLLVTTSRFFFVAPDNGVLSYIFENELNVEVRQIENRQFRLDSSGATFDGRDLFAPSAAWLTRGQTPGAYGRLVTDYEKLPILKPEVRKGILHGYVTYIDHFGNIITNITPDDIKSLQEITQNKKFSIHLGGATIDELKTHYEQGSHEKPEALINSNGHLEIFLKKESAAENLGISIRANLEIH
- the greA gene encoding transcription elongation factor GreA, coding for MSVPMTKKGYEALKAELDRLRKVERPKNIQDIAEAREHGDLRENAEYKAAKERQQFIDTRMAELEHKLGSAEVIEVTPGVSETVMFGATVRLMDLESEEEKSYTLLGQEEADLKNGSISVQSPIGRALIGHRVGDIVQVNRPAGMIEYQIKEIFFQE